A section of the Streptomyces sp. V3I8 genome encodes:
- a CDS encoding DUF3140 domain-containing protein has protein sequence MSGKSDTDREDTIKEFGDAVNMTPGSLKKWLDTDDSKSVGQSDGGESVGHESGRRIVKLLEKNKGDLTDDDIAHMRKVVGYVHRHLKQKPSGDVTDTKWRYSLMNWGHDPKK, from the coding sequence ATGAGCGGGAAGAGCGACACGGACCGCGAGGACACGATCAAGGAGTTCGGTGACGCCGTCAACATGACGCCGGGCAGCCTCAAGAAGTGGCTGGACACGGACGACTCGAAGAGCGTGGGTCAGTCCGACGGCGGCGAGAGCGTGGGGCACGAGTCCGGGCGCCGCATCGTCAAGCTGCTGGAGAAGAACAAGGGCGACCTGACCGACGACGACATCGCCCACATGCGGAAGGTCGTCGGCTACGTGCACCGCCACCTCAAGCAGAAGCCCTCCGGTGACGTCACGGACACCAAGTGGCGGTACTCCCTCATGAACTGGGGCCACGACCCGAAGAAGTGA
- a CDS encoding glycosyltransferase, with the protein MPVASAASTASATPATSAGRSGAASRIIRVASVPAGHVYVRHLSPPGGDRVIRLTDPRPCGAPVGSRQWWPPTMLEPGWVDEHAGVFDVFHLHFGFDAQSPAALRALVEALRRNGKPLVYTVHDLVNPHHQDESEHRAQLDVLIPAADRLVTLTPGAAAEIAARWGRTAQILPHPHVVGAAGLVRPRPERDTFTVGLHAKSIRPNMDPLPVTRVLADALSELPDAVLRVDCHPEIDDPASHWYAPGVLDELRGMDRKERLELHVHDYFDDEALYDYLIGLDVSVLPYRFGTHSGWLEACYDLGTTVLAPTCGFYAQQRPCLSYGHDRRGLDEASLRDAVRTAYEERPDLRADPADRRAERLMLARAHEALYADLL; encoded by the coding sequence ATGCCTGTCGCGTCCGCCGCGTCCACCGCATCGGCCACGCCCGCCACGTCGGCCGGCCGGTCCGGCGCGGCCTCCCGGATCATCCGGGTCGCCTCCGTTCCCGCCGGGCACGTCTACGTCCGGCACCTGTCCCCGCCCGGAGGCGACCGGGTGATCCGGCTGACCGACCCCCGGCCCTGCGGGGCGCCCGTCGGGTCCCGGCAGTGGTGGCCGCCCACCATGCTGGAGCCGGGGTGGGTCGACGAACACGCCGGGGTCTTCGACGTGTTCCATCTGCACTTCGGGTTCGACGCGCAGAGCCCCGCGGCGCTGCGCGCACTCGTCGAAGCCCTGCGCCGCAACGGCAAACCGCTCGTCTACACCGTCCACGACCTGGTCAACCCCCACCACCAGGACGAGAGCGAGCACCGGGCACAGCTCGACGTGCTGATCCCCGCGGCGGACCGGCTCGTCACCCTCACGCCGGGCGCCGCGGCCGAGATCGCCGCCCGCTGGGGACGTACGGCCCAGATCCTGCCGCACCCCCACGTGGTCGGAGCGGCCGGCCTGGTGCGGCCCCGGCCGGAACGGGACACGTTCACGGTCGGACTGCACGCAAAGAGCATCCGCCCCAACATGGACCCGCTGCCCGTGACCCGCGTCCTCGCCGACGCGCTGTCGGAACTGCCCGACGCGGTGCTGCGCGTCGACTGCCACCCGGAGATCGACGACCCGGCGAGCCACTGGTACGCGCCCGGCGTGCTCGACGAGCTGCGCGGGATGGACCGCAAGGAGCGGCTGGAGCTGCACGTCCACGACTACTTCGACGACGAGGCGCTCTACGACTACCTGATCGGCCTCGACGTGTCCGTGCTGCCGTACCGCTTCGGCACCCACTCCGGATGGCTGGAGGCCTGTTACGACCTGGGGACCACTGTCCTCGCCCCGACCTGCGGGTTCTACGCGCAGCAGCGGCCCTGCCTCTCCTACGGCCACGACCGGCGGGGGCTGGACGAGGCGTCGCTGCGGGACGCGGTGCGCACCGCGTACGAGGAACGGCCCGACCTGCGGGCCGACCCGGCGGACCGCCGGGCCGAACGCCTCATGCTCGCCCGGGCACACGAGGCGCTCTACGCGGACCTCCTGTGA
- a CDS encoding molybdopterin oxidoreductase family protein produces MDSSVDRIGDPWGGRVPYGRHGRWPARVDTFLADGVRPDMVQDWVRAASILHSDGDAMDIAVVDGRMVGMRGRADDRVNRGRLGPKDLYGWQANASPDRLTRPLVREGGRLVESDWDTAMSRVVTRSRDLLAERGPGSLGFYTSGQLFLEEYYTLAVLARAGIGTNHLDGNTRLCTATAAEALKESFGCDGQPGSYDDIDHADVIALFGHNIAETQPVQWMRILDRLAGTDPPRLLCVDPRPTRVARAAAVHLAPRTGTNVALLNALLHEIIRTGRVDHAYVGAHTVGYEELAARVEDCTPEWASGICDVPAARIGEAAELLGSADRLLSTVLQGVYQSHQATAAAVQVNNLHLIRGMLGRPGAGVLQMNGQPTAQNTRECGADGDLPGFRNWQNDAHVADLAAVWNVEPDSIPHYAPPTHAMQMFRYAEQGSIRMLWISGTNPAVSLPELARIRSILGQERLFVVVQDLFLTETARYADVVLPAATWGEKTGTFTNADRTVHLSDRAVDPPGEARPDLRIFLDYAARMDFRDKDGGPLITWHDPESAFEAWKRCSAGRPCDYTGLTYDALRRVGGIQWPVNESAPDGTDRLYTDGIDWAHPDVCETYGKDLVTGASDGVVEYRSLNPDGKAMIKAAGYVPAHEEPSGEYPFRLTTGRTLYHFHTRTKTGRVPQLNAAAPDVWVEIGEADAAARDLAEGDLVEVRSPRGALRGRLRVTELRPGLLFVPFHYGYWDTPAGSGPDGGAAGRAANETTVTDWDPASKQPLFKTAAASVTLVERGGGQQAPAPTTTASAPADRTGVRPTAGGPGAHAAQARDSAWDTDAPDAGVRDTGVRDTDAPDGGVRHTDVRRTDVRHTSGGDR; encoded by the coding sequence ATGGACTCCTCGGTCGACCGGATCGGCGACCCGTGGGGCGGCCGCGTACCGTACGGACGGCACGGGCGGTGGCCCGCCCGGGTGGACACCTTCCTCGCGGACGGCGTACGGCCGGACATGGTGCAGGACTGGGTGCGGGCCGCGTCGATCCTCCACTCGGACGGCGACGCCATGGACATCGCCGTCGTCGACGGCCGCATGGTCGGCATGCGGGGGCGGGCCGACGACCGCGTCAACCGCGGCCGGCTCGGCCCCAAGGACCTGTACGGCTGGCAGGCCAACGCCTCCCCCGACCGCCTGACCCGGCCCCTCGTACGCGAGGGCGGCCGCCTGGTGGAGAGCGACTGGGACACCGCGATGAGCCGCGTCGTCACCCGCTCGCGGGACCTGCTGGCCGAGCGCGGTCCCGGCTCCCTCGGCTTCTACACCTCGGGCCAGCTGTTCCTGGAGGAGTACTACACCCTCGCGGTGCTGGCCCGGGCGGGCATCGGCACCAACCACCTCGACGGCAACACCCGGCTGTGCACGGCGACCGCCGCCGAGGCCCTCAAGGAGTCCTTCGGCTGCGACGGGCAGCCCGGCAGCTACGACGACATCGACCACGCCGACGTGATCGCCCTCTTCGGGCACAACATCGCCGAGACCCAGCCCGTGCAGTGGATGCGGATCCTCGACCGCCTGGCGGGCACCGATCCCCCGCGGCTGCTCTGCGTGGACCCGCGCCCCACCAGGGTGGCCCGCGCGGCCGCCGTGCACCTCGCCCCCCGTACCGGCACGAACGTCGCCCTGCTCAACGCGCTGCTGCACGAGATCATCCGGACCGGCCGCGTCGACCACGCGTACGTCGGGGCGCACACGGTCGGGTACGAGGAACTCGCCGCCCGGGTCGAGGACTGCACCCCCGAGTGGGCGAGCGGCATCTGCGACGTCCCGGCCGCCCGGATCGGCGAGGCGGCCGAACTCCTCGGGTCCGCCGACCGCCTGCTGTCCACGGTGCTGCAGGGCGTCTACCAGTCCCATCAGGCGACGGCCGCCGCCGTCCAGGTCAACAACCTGCACCTCATCAGGGGCATGCTGGGCCGCCCCGGCGCCGGCGTGCTGCAGATGAACGGGCAGCCCACCGCGCAGAACACCCGCGAGTGCGGCGCCGACGGCGACCTGCCGGGCTTCCGCAACTGGCAGAACGACGCGCACGTGGCGGACCTGGCCGCGGTCTGGAACGTCGAGCCGGACTCGATCCCGCACTACGCGCCGCCCACCCACGCGATGCAGATGTTCCGGTACGCCGAGCAGGGCTCGATCCGGATGCTGTGGATCAGCGGCACGAACCCGGCCGTGTCACTGCCGGAGCTCGCACGCATCCGCTCGATCCTCGGCCAGGAACGGCTCTTCGTGGTCGTACAGGACCTGTTCCTGACCGAGACGGCACGGTACGCCGATGTGGTGCTGCCTGCCGCCACCTGGGGCGAGAAGACCGGCACGTTCACCAACGCCGACCGCACCGTGCACCTGAGCGACCGGGCCGTGGATCCACCGGGCGAGGCCCGCCCGGACCTGCGCATCTTCCTGGACTACGCGGCGCGGATGGACTTCCGCGACAAGGACGGCGGGCCGCTCATCACCTGGCACGACCCGGAATCGGCGTTCGAGGCGTGGAAGCGCTGCAGCGCCGGCCGCCCCTGCGACTACACCGGCCTCACCTACGACGCGCTGCGCCGGGTCGGCGGCATCCAGTGGCCGGTCAACGAATCGGCGCCGGACGGCACCGACCGTCTCTACACCGACGGCATCGACTGGGCCCACCCCGACGTGTGCGAGACCTACGGCAAGGACCTGGTGACGGGCGCGTCGGACGGCGTGGTGGAGTACCGCTCCCTGAATCCGGACGGCAAGGCCATGATCAAGGCCGCCGGATACGTACCGGCGCACGAGGAGCCGAGCGGGGAGTACCCCTTCCGGCTGACCACGGGCCGCACCCTGTACCACTTCCACACCCGGACCAAGACCGGCCGCGTACCGCAGCTGAACGCGGCGGCGCCGGACGTGTGGGTCGAGATCGGCGAGGCGGACGCCGCTGCCCGGGACCTGGCCGAGGGTGACCTGGTCGAGGTCCGCTCACCGCGCGGCGCGCTCCGCGGCCGGCTGCGGGTCACGGAGCTCCGGCCGGGTCTGCTGTTCGTGCCGTTCCACTACGGCTACTGGGACACGCCCGCCGGCTCGGGCCCGGACGGCGGCGCCGCGGGCAGGGCGGCGAACGAGACGACCGTCACCGACTGGGACCCGGCCTCCAAGCAGCCCCTCTTCAAGACGGCGGCCGCCTCCGTGACCCTCGTCGAGCGGGGCGGCGGACAGCAGGCACCGGCCCCGACGACGACCGCGTCCGCACCGGCGGACCGCACGGGTGTCCGGCCCACCGCCGGAGGGCCCGGCGCACACGCGGCGCAGGCCCGGGACAGCGCATGGGACACCGACGCACCGGACGCCGGCGTACGGGACACCGGCGTACGGGACACCGACGCACCGGACGGCGGCGTACGGCACACCGACGTACGACGTACCGACGTACGGCACACCTCGGGAGGCGACCGGTGA
- a CDS encoding APC family permease: MHTPPAEPRTSPDAPTALKKVLTTPLLYFFILGDVLGAGVYVLVGQVAADAGGAVWVPLLVALCLALLTAASYAELVTKYPRAGGASHYATLAYGPFAGFLAGFCMLAAGVVSVGALARGFGGDYLSEFVTLPVVLVTVVFLAALALLNARGISESTRANTVATVIEVSGLLLVIGLGAWIVLRGDGDVGRLTDLGTAEKGAASAVLSGAVLAYYSFVGFETSVNVAEETRDPRRTYPRALFGALITAGAVYVLVGAAAAAAVPTQKLAESSGPLLEVVRAAGGVPTELFSAIALVAVANGALLTGIMSSRLAYGMARDGLLPGFLTKVLPGRRTPWAAIAATTALSLLLALTGDVATLASTLVLLLLVVFFLVNTAVLVLRREETTRDHFKAPTVVPVLGAASCVLLATRIEGDVWLRGLVVLAVGAVLGAVAAARVRRAPRTEPVTSSGRGPSS; the protein is encoded by the coding sequence GTGCACACTCCCCCCGCCGAGCCCCGGACGTCGCCGGACGCCCCCACAGCGCTCAAGAAGGTCCTGACCACCCCGCTGCTCTACTTCTTCATCCTCGGCGACGTCCTCGGCGCGGGTGTGTACGTCCTGGTGGGCCAGGTCGCGGCCGACGCGGGCGGCGCCGTGTGGGTCCCCCTGCTCGTGGCACTGTGCCTGGCACTGCTGACGGCGGCCTCGTACGCCGAGCTGGTCACCAAGTACCCGCGTGCGGGCGGTGCCTCCCACTACGCCACCCTGGCGTACGGGCCCTTCGCCGGGTTCCTCGCCGGTTTCTGCATGCTCGCGGCCGGTGTCGTGTCGGTGGGGGCCCTGGCCCGCGGGTTCGGCGGCGACTACCTGTCGGAGTTCGTCACGCTCCCCGTGGTGCTGGTCACGGTCGTCTTCCTGGCCGCGCTGGCGTTGCTGAACGCACGGGGCATCAGCGAGTCGACCAGGGCCAACACGGTCGCCACGGTCATCGAGGTGAGCGGGCTGCTGCTGGTCATCGGGCTCGGTGCCTGGATCGTGCTGCGCGGCGACGGCGACGTGGGACGCCTGACGGATCTCGGTACGGCCGAGAAGGGGGCCGCGTCGGCGGTGCTCAGCGGGGCCGTGCTGGCCTACTACTCGTTCGTCGGGTTCGAGACGTCCGTCAACGTGGCGGAGGAGACCCGCGACCCCCGGCGCACCTATCCGAGGGCACTCTTCGGAGCACTGATCACGGCCGGCGCGGTGTACGTCCTGGTCGGCGCCGCGGCTGCGGCGGCCGTGCCGACGCAGAAGCTGGCCGAGTCCAGTGGCCCCCTCCTGGAGGTCGTGCGCGCGGCCGGCGGGGTCCCCACCGAGCTGTTCAGCGCCATCGCCCTGGTCGCGGTCGCCAACGGCGCGCTGCTCACCGGCATCATGTCGTCGCGGCTGGCCTACGGCATGGCGAGGGACGGCCTCCTGCCGGGCTTCCTGACCAAGGTCCTGCCGGGCCGCCGCACCCCCTGGGCCGCGATCGCCGCGACCACGGCCCTCTCGCTGCTGCTCGCGCTGACCGGCGACGTGGCCACCCTCGCCTCGACGCTGGTCCTGCTCCTCCTGGTGGTCTTCTTCCTCGTCAACACCGCGGTCCTGGTGCTGCGCCGCGAGGAGACCACCCGGGACCACTTCAAGGCGCCGACCGTCGTGCCGGTCCTGGGAGCGGCCTCCTGCGTCCTGCTCGCGACGCGGATCGAGGGGGACGTCTGGCTGCGCGGGCTGGTCGTCCTCGCGGTGGGCGCGGTGCTGGGCGCGGTGGCGGCGGCACGGGTACGGCGCGCCCCCCGGACCGAACCGGTCACTTCTTCGGGTCGTGGCCCCAGTTCATGA
- a CDS encoding glycosyltransferase family 2 protein, translating to MRTAVVTPVAGRHRHLVLQQEGLAAGTCVPEQYVVVAMGDTELGAVLAGRDPAATVVDCPVRDGRLPLARARNLGAAHALERGAELLVFLDVDCVPGERLLERYARVARDPAHHRSLLCGTVAHLPPPGPAGYRLADLPALAEPHPARPVPAPHETLDAADHTLFWSLSFALTADTWHAVGGFCEEYEGYGGEDTDYGQRARAAGVRLTWVGGAPAFHQYHPVTSPPVGHLDDILRNAGIFHRRWGWWPMTGWLDAFAERGLAHLDRSTARWQHGPATGTGTTAADRRDRDRGRRS from the coding sequence ATGCGTACCGCCGTCGTCACACCCGTGGCCGGGCGGCACCGGCATCTCGTGCTGCAGCAGGAGGGGCTCGCCGCCGGGACGTGCGTGCCGGAGCAGTACGTCGTCGTCGCCATGGGGGACACGGAACTGGGCGCCGTCCTCGCGGGCCGGGACCCCGCCGCGACGGTCGTCGACTGCCCGGTGCGCGACGGGCGCCTGCCCCTGGCCCGCGCCCGCAACCTCGGCGCCGCCCACGCCCTGGAGCGCGGCGCCGAACTGCTGGTGTTCCTGGACGTCGACTGCGTACCGGGCGAACGGCTGCTGGAGCGCTACGCGCGGGTCGCCCGTGACCCCGCCCACCACCGCTCCCTCCTCTGCGGCACCGTCGCCCACCTGCCGCCGCCCGGCCCGGCCGGCTACCGCCTCGCCGACCTCCCCGCGCTCGCCGAACCGCACCCCGCCCGGCCCGTCCCCGCGCCCCACGAGACCCTCGATGCCGCGGACCACACGCTGTTCTGGTCGCTGTCCTTCGCCCTGACCGCCGACACCTGGCACGCGGTGGGCGGCTTCTGCGAGGAGTACGAGGGGTACGGCGGCGAGGACACCGACTACGGGCAGCGGGCCCGCGCGGCCGGTGTCCGGCTCACCTGGGTGGGCGGTGCGCCGGCCTTCCACCAGTACCACCCGGTCACGAGCCCGCCGGTGGGGCACCTGGACGACATCCTGCGCAACGCCGGGATCTTCCACCGGCGCTGGGGATGGTGGCCGATGACCGGCTGGCTCGACGCGTTCGCCGAGCGCGGACTGGCCCACCTCGACCGCTCCACCGCCCGCTGGCAGCACGGCCCCGCCACCGGAACCGGCACCACCGCGGCCGACCGCCGGGACCGGGACCGAGGCCGTCGCAGCTGA
- a CDS encoding spore photoproduct lyase family protein, with protein MDQQVGEPASGEPEQQTLFDWADAEAPGAAPAKTADGTFRDSPRARRMLDVREVYAEPAALDSPRGQQIMSRLPGVKVTEVEGHWGIPSLHGNDGNIARWARIKTDTLVLGVKHSLSTRPNGRSADWIAPGASNGCAMACAYCYVPRRKGFANPITLFTNIEAIVAHVRRHVRAQGPKPEPNQCDPEAWVYDIGENGDCSVDALVCDNTADLIDAFKTLPTAKASFATKFVNPDLLALDPRGRTRVRFSVMPADDARLLDVRTSPVPERIAAAADFLDAGYEVHFNLSPVVLRPGWERDWADLLAHLDDVLPARVKEQAAAEIIMLTHNRSLHEVNLGWHPRAEDLLWQPDIQETKRSQNGALNVRYALETKQRALARLRDLLERHAPWLRIRYAF; from the coding sequence GTGGATCAGCAGGTGGGAGAACCGGCCTCGGGGGAGCCCGAGCAGCAGACACTGTTCGACTGGGCGGACGCCGAGGCACCGGGCGCCGCGCCCGCGAAGACCGCCGACGGGACGTTCCGGGACAGCCCCCGGGCCCGCCGGATGCTCGACGTGCGGGAGGTGTACGCCGAGCCGGCCGCCCTCGACTCCCCGCGCGGGCAGCAGATCATGTCCCGGCTGCCGGGAGTGAAGGTGACCGAGGTCGAGGGCCACTGGGGCATCCCCTCCCTGCACGGCAACGACGGCAACATCGCCCGCTGGGCCCGGATCAAGACCGACACGCTCGTCCTCGGCGTCAAGCACAGCCTGTCGACGCGCCCCAACGGCAGGTCGGCCGACTGGATCGCCCCGGGCGCCTCCAACGGGTGCGCGATGGCCTGCGCGTACTGCTACGTCCCGCGCCGCAAGGGGTTCGCCAACCCCATCACCCTGTTCACCAACATCGAGGCGATCGTGGCCCACGTCCGGCGCCACGTACGCGCCCAGGGCCCCAAACCGGAACCCAACCAGTGCGACCCCGAGGCCTGGGTCTACGACATCGGCGAGAACGGCGACTGCTCCGTCGACGCGCTGGTCTGCGACAACACGGCCGACCTCATCGACGCGTTCAAGACCCTGCCGACGGCCAAGGCGTCCTTCGCGACCAAGTTCGTCAACCCCGACCTGCTCGCGCTCGACCCGCGGGGCCGTACCCGCGTGCGCTTCTCCGTCATGCCGGCCGACGACGCCCGGCTGCTGGACGTCCGCACCAGCCCGGTCCCCGAGCGGATCGCCGCGGCTGCCGACTTCCTCGACGCCGGGTACGAGGTCCACTTCAACCTCTCACCCGTGGTGCTGCGCCCGGGGTGGGAGCGGGACTGGGCCGACCTGCTCGCCCACCTCGACGACGTCCTGCCCGCCCGGGTGAAGGAACAGGCGGCGGCCGAGATCATCATGCTGACCCACAACCGGTCGCTCCACGAGGTCAACCTCGGCTGGCACCCCCGCGCCGAGGACCTGCTGTGGCAGCCGGACATCCAGGAGACCAAGCGCTCGCAGAACGGCGCGCTCAACGTCCGCTACGCCCTGGAGACCAAGCAGCGGGCCCTGGCACGCCTGCGGGACCTGCTGGAGCGGCACGCGCCGTGGCTGCGCATCCGGTACGCCTTCTGA
- a CDS encoding glycosyltransferase, with protein sequence MTDATAMTDGAAMTAMTDGTDGADVIGYYVHHQGSGHLNRARTVAAHCPLPVTGLSSLPAPNDWPGRWVRLPRDDDGDPTAYGDVTAGGGLHWAPTGHAGLRGRMALIARWIEAASPRLLVSDVSVEVALLARLLGTPVVVAAMRGERSDRPHVMAYDLAELLLAPWPAALPEPGWPERWWAKTVHTGAFSRFDGRTRPSPERVGGSRPRQVLLLMGSGGTDVSPGEVKAARAATPGWRWTTLGGPDGGPDGGWSADPWPALCAADVVVTHAGQNALAECAAARRPAVVVPQERPFGEQAATGRALTRGGLAVVAPHWPAAGDWPALLERALTLGGDRWALWAPGDGASRAAAALAAAALTGTAPAAAAPAATTPAETAPATAAAAAPTAPAPQTRSL encoded by the coding sequence ATGACCGACGCAACCGCCATGACCGACGGGGCCGCCATGACCGCCATGACCGACGGGACCGACGGGGCCGACGTGATCGGTTACTACGTGCACCACCAGGGCAGCGGTCACCTGAACCGGGCCCGGACCGTCGCCGCGCACTGCCCCCTGCCGGTGACCGGGCTGTCCAGCCTGCCCGCGCCCAACGACTGGCCCGGCCGGTGGGTGCGGCTGCCCAGGGACGACGACGGCGACCCGACGGCGTACGGCGACGTGACGGCGGGCGGCGGGCTGCACTGGGCGCCCACCGGGCACGCCGGGCTCCGCGGGCGCATGGCGCTGATCGCGCGGTGGATCGAGGCGGCCTCGCCCCGGCTGCTGGTGTCCGACGTCTCCGTCGAAGTGGCCCTGCTGGCCCGGCTGCTGGGCACGCCTGTCGTGGTGGCGGCGATGCGGGGCGAGCGGTCCGACCGCCCGCACGTCATGGCGTACGACCTGGCCGAGCTGTTGCTCGCGCCCTGGCCGGCCGCGCTGCCCGAGCCCGGGTGGCCGGAGCGCTGGTGGGCCAAGACGGTCCACACCGGTGCCTTCTCCCGCTTCGACGGCCGTACGCGGCCGTCCCCCGAACGTGTCGGCGGGTCGCGTCCCCGGCAGGTGCTGCTGCTGATGGGTTCGGGCGGGACCGACGTGTCCCCCGGTGAGGTGAAGGCCGCGCGGGCCGCCACGCCCGGCTGGCGGTGGACGACGCTCGGCGGCCCGGACGGCGGCCCGGACGGCGGCTGGTCGGCCGACCCGTGGCCCGCCCTGTGCGCGGCGGACGTCGTGGTGACCCACGCGGGCCAGAACGCCCTGGCGGAGTGCGCCGCCGCGCGCCGCCCGGCGGTGGTCGTCCCGCAGGAACGGCCCTTCGGCGAGCAGGCCGCCACGGGGCGCGCCCTGACGCGCGGCGGGCTCGCGGTCGTCGCCCCGCACTGGCCGGCGGCCGGGGACTGGCCCGCGCTGCTGGAACGGGCGCTCACGCTCGGCGGGGACCGCTGGGCGCTGTGGGCCCCGGGCGACGGCGCGTCCCGGGCGGCGGCCGCGCTGGCCGCGGCAGCCCTGACCGGGACCGCCCCGGCCGCAGCGGCTCCGGCCGCGACCACCCCGGCCGAGACCGCCCCGGCCACTGCGGCCGCAGCGGCTCCGACCGCCCCCGCTCCGCAGACCCGGTCCCTGTGA
- a CDS encoding glycosyltransferase family 4 protein, with the protein MSAPLRIALIASARHPIRDPFAGGLEAQTWTLSKALRARGHEVTIFAGPGSDPALGVVQMPFRPPRISAAACRDTSMVAAHWLAEHHAYLELMLDLARGPGRYDIVHNNSLHYLPVAMSAALPVPAVTTLHTPPTPWLESAIQAAPHCPMRFSAVSDHTAAAWRHVVPAATVVRNGIDTDRWHPGPGGEDLVWSGRIVPEKGAHLAIEAARLAGRGLRIAGPVGDTEYFEACVRPRLDRTITYEGHLPQPELCELVGSSAAAVVSPCWDEPYGLVIAEALACGTPVCGFARGALPEIVTDGCARLVPPGDCAALAAAVEPTVALSRTEARRHAESFCSVEAMTRSYERFYQSVSP; encoded by the coding sequence GTGTCCGCGCCCCTGCGGATCGCCCTGATCGCCTCCGCGCGGCACCCGATCCGGGATCCCTTCGCGGGCGGTCTCGAAGCGCAGACCTGGACGCTGTCCAAGGCGCTGCGCGCCCGCGGCCACGAGGTCACGATTTTCGCCGGGCCCGGCTCGGACCCGGCCCTCGGGGTCGTGCAGATGCCGTTCCGGCCGCCCCGGATCAGCGCGGCCGCCTGCCGGGACACGAGCATGGTGGCCGCGCACTGGCTGGCCGAGCACCACGCCTACCTCGAACTGATGCTGGACCTCGCCCGCGGGCCGGGGCGGTACGACATCGTGCACAACAACAGCCTGCACTACCTGCCGGTGGCGATGTCCGCCGCGCTCCCCGTCCCGGCCGTCACCACCCTGCACACCCCGCCCACCCCGTGGCTCGAATCGGCCATCCAGGCGGCGCCCCACTGCCCGATGCGGTTCAGCGCGGTCAGCGACCACACCGCCGCGGCCTGGCGGCACGTGGTGCCCGCCGCCACCGTGGTGCGCAACGGCATCGACACCGACCGCTGGCACCCGGGCCCCGGCGGGGAGGACCTGGTCTGGTCGGGCCGGATCGTGCCCGAGAAGGGCGCGCACCTGGCGATCGAGGCCGCCCGGCTGGCCGGCCGGGGACTGCGGATCGCGGGGCCCGTGGGGGACACGGAGTACTTCGAGGCATGCGTCCGCCCCCGCCTGGACAGGACGATCACCTACGAGGGACACCTTCCCCAGCCCGAACTGTGCGAGCTGGTCGGCTCCTCGGCGGCCGCCGTCGTCTCGCCCTGCTGGGACGAACCGTACGGACTGGTGATCGCCGAGGCGCTGGCCTGCGGCACACCGGTGTGCGGGTTCGCGCGCGGCGCGCTGCCGGAGATCGTGACGGACGGCTGCGCCCGGCTGGTGCCGCCCGGTGACTGCGCGGCACTGGCGGCGGCCGTCGAGCCGACGGTCGCCCTGTCCAGGACCGAGGCCCGGCGGCACGCGGAGTCCTTCTGCTCGGTGGAGGCCATGACCCGCAGCTACGAACGGTTCTACCAGTCGGTGTCGCCATGA
- a CDS encoding DUF2945 domain-containing protein → MAKDKEFKKGDKVSWSSHGQTVPGKVKKKITGDTEAAGRSVKASKDEPQYEVESDKSGGNAVHKPGALRKKSGGS, encoded by the coding sequence GTGGCGAAGGACAAGGAGTTCAAGAAGGGGGACAAGGTCTCCTGGAGCAGTCATGGGCAGACCGTCCCCGGCAAGGTGAAGAAGAAGATCACGGGGGACACGGAGGCCGCCGGGCGCAGCGTCAAGGCATCGAAGGACGAGCCGCAGTACGAGGTCGAGAGCGACAAGTCCGGCGGCAACGCCGTCCACAAGCCCGGGGCGCTGCGCAAGAAGAGCGGCGGGTCATGA